One stretch of Natranaerovirga pectinivora DNA includes these proteins:
- a CDS encoding nucleotidyltransferase — MRVVGLIVEYNPFHNGHAYHLNKSKEITNADFVIAIMSGNFLQRGTPALIDQWTRTVMALENGVDLVIQLPVYYSTSSAEYFANASIEILNNLGIVDSVCFGSECGNIELLTEISRILVNEPSELKCLIKDYLGKGLSFPKARSKALLDFFKNQNRYTNIDELEKVLDSPNNILGIEYIKALLKSKSSIKPHTITRQVTGYHDISIEKPIASATGIRDFLSNNEEIKPLQKNVPNNTFDIMSRFYNKSFPVFIDDFSEYLFYKLLSCTPTQLQSYLDVSEGLEDRIFKYSKECNKISTLIEKVKTKRFTYTRIQRALIHILLNIKKDDFQVLLNTDLIYYIKYLGFKKESQELLKNIKSNCTLPIISNTNKALGNLTSPALKMLEKDLYATHLYNLCVSQKFNTQLNSDLTQKFIIT, encoded by the coding sequence ATGCGTGTTGTCGGTTTAATTGTAGAATATAATCCATTTCATAATGGACATGCTTATCATTTAAATAAATCCAAGGAAATTACAAATGCAGATTTTGTTATTGCTATTATGAGTGGTAACTTTTTACAAAGAGGGACTCCTGCTCTAATAGATCAATGGACAAGAACAGTAATGGCTCTTGAAAATGGTGTTGATTTGGTTATTCAATTACCAGTTTACTACTCTACCTCTAGTGCTGAATATTTTGCAAATGCCTCTATTGAAATTTTAAATAATCTTGGTATAGTTGATTCAGTTTGTTTTGGTAGCGAATGTGGTAATATAGAATTGTTGACAGAAATATCAAGAATTCTTGTGAATGAGCCTAGTGAACTTAAATGCCTAATAAAAGATTATCTAGGAAAAGGACTAAGCTTTCCAAAGGCAAGATCCAAAGCCTTACTGGATTTCTTTAAGAATCAAAATAGGTATACCAATATTGATGAATTAGAAAAAGTGTTGGATTCTCCTAATAATATCCTTGGCATTGAATATATTAAAGCCTTGCTAAAATCCAAGAGTTCAATCAAGCCACATACAATTACAAGGCAAGTTACAGGCTATCATGATATTTCTATTGAGAAACCCATTGCTTCAGCCACTGGTATCAGAGATTTCTTATCTAATAATGAAGAAATTAAACCACTTCAAAAAAATGTACCTAATAATACTTTTGACATAATGAGCCGTTTTTATAATAAAAGTTTTCCTGTTTTTATAGATGATTTTTCTGAGTACCTATTTTACAAATTATTAAGTTGTACCCCTACACAATTACAAAGTTATCTGGACGTGTCAGAAGGCCTTGAAGATAGAATCTTCAAGTATTCTAAAGAATGTAATAAGATTTCCACTCTAATTGAAAAAGTAAAAACCAAGAGATTTACTTATACCAGGATACAAAGAGCCCTCATCCATATATTATTAAATATCAAAAAAGATGATTTTCAGGTATTATTGAATACTGATTTAATTTATTATATAAAGTACTTAGGATTTAAAAAAGAGAGCCAAGAGCTACTTAAAAACATCAAATCTAATTGTACCTTACCCATTATATCAAATACTAATAAAGCCCTTGGGAATTTGACTAGCCCTGCTTTAAAAATGTTGGAAAAGGATTTATATGCAACTCATTTATACAATCTTTGTGTGTCCCAAAAATTCAATACCCAATTGAATAGTGATTTGACACAAAAGTTTATAATTACTTAA